In Candidatus Binataceae bacterium, the genomic stretch TGGTGGTGATCGTCAACTGGTTTAAGGGGCGCGGCGGCTTTTTTGGCGGCGTGGTCTCCTTCGGCTTCGGCGTGGGCATGACCCTCACCCCGCCCTTGCTGACCTTGGCGATCGCGCGGCTGGGATGGCGCCCTACCCTGCGCTGGATGGCTGTGCCAGCCTTGTTGCTGATGCTGCCCGCGGCTGTGATGGTGGTGCGTACTCGCCCTCCTCGCACGGCCAGCCCAGCTCGTCCTGCCGCCGGCGACGCTGATTATCTAAGCGGCTTTGAGCCCGCTGCGGGTTTACGTACCTCCGCGTTTTGGCTGATCGTCTTAACTCAGTTCCTCGGCACACTGGGATTTTCGGCGGTTTTCGTCCATACCATCACGTATCTGATCGGAGTGGGCTACACGCCGCAGCACGCAGCTTTAATTTTCAGCTCGCAAACCCTGGTCAGTTGCCCCGGCGTGG encodes the following:
- a CDS encoding MFS transporter, whose product is VVIVNWFKGRGGFFGGVVSFGFGVGMTLTPPLLTLAIARLGWRPTLRWMAVPALLLMLPAAVMVVRTRPPRTASPARPAAGDADYLSGFEPAAGLRTSAFWLIVLTQFLGTLGFSAVFVHTITYLIGVGYTPQHAALIFSSQTLVSCPGVVIMGWLGDRYRPQPVLAICALLMGGAMLALLGAANARLAPAMIPLFALCWGAGAGTNNTVLTVLLAQAMGLRRLGTMIGIKYFVAAISMSLGPVLSGRLYDLSGSYTRPFELAALLMVGSAIAVSMVRIPDLPALSAPARVAEA